In Nanohaloarchaea archaeon SW_7_43_1, a single window of DNA contains:
- a CDS encoding signal recognition particle protein Srp19 (with 7S RNA and Srp19 binds to the signal sequence of presecretory protein), producing the protein MFDKIKESVQKFSSKSVADEEAVNQLVKDIQRDLIRADVDVSLVSELSDEIREEALREDLPKGLSRKEHVLEIVYNKLEELLGEEAEVEIEPKTILLCGLYGAGKTTTAGKIADFYRKRELKPGLVCADTDRPAAYDQLKQIAEDIGAEFYGEKHAEDPLEVVRNGREELNVDVLVVDSAGRNSLNENLRKELSEIDEVLEPEDKYLVMPADIGQSARDQAESFNEAVGINGVVVTKMDSSAKGGGALVACQRSGASVNFIGTGEQMDDLKVYDPVDFVSDMLGQPDLGSLLEKIEEMDTDPEDILEGEFTLKDFQDQMESVTGSGMMEEMMQQLPIGGNQIPDNISNLTEGKIGSYSVIMDSMTNEEMKDPSIISKSRSERIAEGSGTTRGEVRELIKHYRQTKNMVDKFDKGSMKRGNMQDMFQKLGM; encoded by the coding sequence ATGTTTGACAAAATCAAAGAATCGGTTCAGAAGTTCTCTTCAAAGAGTGTAGCGGATGAAGAAGCAGTAAATCAGCTGGTAAAAGATATACAGAGAGACCTCATCAGGGCGGATGTGGATGTATCTCTCGTATCCGAACTGAGTGACGAGATAAGGGAGGAGGCGCTGAGAGAAGACTTACCGAAAGGATTAAGCCGCAAAGAGCATGTTCTGGAGATAGTTTACAACAAGCTGGAAGAACTGCTCGGAGAAGAGGCAGAAGTAGAGATAGAACCGAAAACCATTCTTTTATGCGGTCTATACGGTGCAGGTAAGACAACGACCGCAGGTAAGATAGCCGATTTCTATAGGAAAAGAGAGCTTAAACCTGGGCTTGTATGCGCTGACACGGATCGCCCTGCCGCGTACGACCAGCTAAAGCAGATAGCCGAAGATATTGGTGCGGAGTTCTATGGGGAGAAACATGCTGAAGATCCTTTAGAAGTGGTTAGAAACGGTAGAGAAGAGCTCAATGTCGATGTACTTGTAGTTGATTCGGCTGGTCGAAACTCGCTTAACGAGAATTTAAGAAAAGAGCTATCAGAGATTGATGAGGTGCTGGAGCCTGAGGACAAGTATCTTGTGATGCCTGCGGATATAGGTCAGAGCGCTCGCGATCAGGCAGAAAGTTTCAACGAAGCGGTCGGTATAAACGGAGTTGTAGTAACAAAAATGGATTCCTCTGCTAAAGGTGGTGGTGCATTGGTTGCCTGCCAGAGATCAGGAGCCTCAGTCAATTTTATTGGAACTGGTGAGCAGATGGATGATCTTAAGGTCTATGATCCGGTCGACTTTGTCTCGGACATGTTGGGGCAGCCAGATCTTGGATCACTTCTTGAGAAGATAGAAGAAATGGATACAGATCCAGAGGATATCTTGGAGGGAGAGTTCACCCTGAAAGACTTCCAAGACCAGATGGAGTCTGTAACCGGTTCAGGTATGATGGAGGAGATGATGCAGCAGCTACCTATCGGCGGAAACCAGATACCGGATAATATAAGCAACCTGACCGAGGGTAAGATCGGAAGCTACTCGGTTATAATGGATTCGATGACTAATGAGGAGATGAAAGATCCTTCTATTATCAGCAAGTCTAGATCGGAGAGAATAGCGGAAGGTTCTGGAACCACGAGAGGAGAGGTTAGAGAGCTAATCAAGCATTACCGACAGACCAAGAACATGGTTGATAAGTTCGATAAGGGATCGATGAAGAGAGGAAATATGCAAGATATGTTTCAGAAGCTGGGGATGTGA
- a CDS encoding YfcE family phosphodiesterase, which produces MIAVISDSHVPNRAPEIPKKIIEKIEEAELVIHCGDLATEKVYQELEQFNENLILVKGNCDFFDLPSSETFDRKGIIFGVYHGTGITPRGDHETLLDIARNKLEADILLHGHTHQEEILREDDALLLNPGSCTGVGGGSARPSKPTMIEIGIEDELEIKLLKLEEEEMKVERKESYPLQEFKNPKRE; this is translated from the coding sequence ATGATAGCAGTAATCTCTGATTCACATGTTCCAAACCGGGCACCTGAAATACCGAAAAAGATAATCGAGAAAATTGAGGAAGCTGAACTAGTGATTCACTGTGGAGATCTTGCGACTGAAAAAGTATATCAGGAACTGGAACAGTTCAATGAAAATCTAATCTTGGTCAAGGGTAACTGTGATTTCTTCGACCTTCCTAGCTCCGAGACCTTTGATAGAAAAGGCATAATATTTGGAGTATATCACGGTACAGGTATTACGCCTAGAGGGGACCATGAAACACTTCTCGACATAGCCAGAAACAAGCTAGAAGCAGACATACTCCTTCACGGTCATACCCACCAGGAGGAAATCCTCCGAGAAGATGATGCCCTGCTACTGAATCCAGGTTCATGCACCGGAGTAGGCGGAGGCTCGGCACGCCCCTCCAAACCGACCATGATAGAGATTGGGATAGAGGATGAGCTCGAGATAAAACTTCTAAAACTGGAAGAGGAAGAGATGAAGGTCGAGAGAAAGGAAAGCTATCCGTTGCAGGAGTTTAAAAATCCGAAGAGAGAGTGA
- a CDS encoding tRNA pseudouridine(54/55) synthase Pus10: MYTVQEKRDLLLEEDLCDHCLGRQFAKLGHGLENYERGAIIREKDEVNENSFSRDNIPEGAELGGSCHVCQEVFEKMDHWVELVEDSFERYELDTFLIGIRPPSDVLKAEEELWEEYGLEWVEPIKTELSRLIGKRLEEELRIEVDFKRPDINAIIEMEESKDRVEMQVNSLLIYGQYNKYSREIPQTEWHCRNCRGDGCDECDWTGKQYPTSVQEEIQDPFMRETKGIEAKFHGGGREDVNARCLGKREFVLEIIEPLNRHLDLDELQEGVNDSTDKIEVFELQFTHKDKAADIKQKHADKEYKAFIETEEEISEEDIQNISEVVGEIKQDTPERVEHRRADKTREREVYEASWERTGNKEFELTVKAEAGTYIKELIHGDEGRTQPNISDLIGTPAECVQLDVTWIEK; the protein is encoded by the coding sequence ATGTACACGGTTCAGGAAAAACGGGACTTACTTCTCGAAGAAGATCTATGTGATCACTGTCTGGGAAGACAGTTCGCTAAACTTGGGCATGGACTGGAAAACTATGAGAGAGGTGCAATAATTCGGGAAAAAGATGAGGTCAACGAGAACTCTTTCTCAAGAGATAATATTCCGGAAGGAGCTGAACTTGGAGGCTCGTGTCATGTCTGCCAAGAAGTTTTTGAGAAGATGGATCACTGGGTTGAACTGGTTGAAGACTCATTTGAGAGATATGAACTGGACACTTTTCTAATCGGTATAAGACCTCCAAGCGATGTTCTGAAAGCAGAGGAGGAACTATGGGAGGAGTACGGCCTTGAATGGGTTGAACCTATCAAGACCGAGCTATCCCGGTTGATAGGGAAAAGGCTTGAGGAAGAACTGAGGATAGAGGTTGATTTCAAACGGCCCGATATTAATGCGATAATCGAAATGGAGGAATCAAAAGACCGTGTGGAAATGCAGGTCAACTCTCTACTGATCTACGGTCAGTACAACAAATACTCCCGAGAAATTCCGCAGACAGAATGGCACTGCCGCAATTGCAGGGGTGACGGATGTGATGAATGTGACTGGACCGGCAAACAGTATCCTACTTCTGTGCAGGAGGAAATACAGGATCCCTTCATGAGAGAGACAAAAGGTATAGAGGCAAAGTTTCATGGAGGAGGCCGAGAAGATGTGAATGCTCGATGTCTTGGGAAGCGGGAGTTTGTACTTGAAATAATTGAGCCTCTTAACCGTCACCTTGATCTAGATGAGCTCCAAGAAGGGGTTAATGATTCCACGGATAAGATTGAGGTTTTTGAACTTCAGTTCACTCATAAAGACAAAGCAGCTGATATCAAGCAGAAACATGCCGACAAGGAGTATAAAGCATTTATTGAAACTGAGGAAGAGATATCAGAGGAGGACATACAAAATATATCAGAAGTTGTTGGAGAGATAAAACAGGATACTCCGGAAAGAGTCGAGCACAGAAGAGCGGATAAGACCCGTGAAAGAGAGGTGTATGAGGCCAGTTGGGAGAGAACCGGTAACAAAGAGTTCGAGTTAACAGTCAAGGCAGAAGCTGGAACATATATCAAGGAACTTATTCACGGAGATGAGGGCAGAACGCAGCCTAATATCTCAGATTTGATAGGAACTCCGGCCGAATGTGTGCAGCTGGATGTCACATGGATAGAAAAATAA
- a CDS encoding 50S ribosomal protein L21e (mediates an interaction between 5S and domains II and V of 23S): MKDFQYKQKITAGDFQVAQKSSGSQQGARKKLSKDGRKKPTVNDHFKEFEEEEKALLKINPSVQEGRVHTRYHGRTVEVTGEKGDSYEVKFEDQGKEKTLYIKPIHLEKIEG, encoded by the coding sequence ATCAAGGATTTTCAGTACAAGCAGAAAATAACCGCAGGTGACTTTCAAGTGGCACAGAAATCCAGTGGATCACAGCAGGGAGCGAGGAAAAAGCTCTCCAAAGACGGAAGAAAGAAACCAACGGTGAATGATCACTTTAAGGAGTTTGAAGAGGAAGAGAAAGCACTTCTCAAGATCAATCCATCAGTTCAGGAAGGAAGAGTTCATACCCGTTACCATGGGAGAACAGTTGAAGTAACAGGGGAGAAAGGAGATTCCTATGAGGTAAAGTTCGAGGATCAGGGAAAAGAAAAAACTCTGTATATCAAACCAATCCATCTGGAGAAAATTGAGGGATAA
- a CDS encoding DUF655 domain-containing protein: MSGKDEHIKVLDFLEHGRSGEKDEPIAQGLGTENFNLLEVVMREDERPKGGEEIYIGEGEREKVKYIKTKLEYDDLTGSARSEMKYVLNALVNEQEDEFVEFFNEATPVTPRRHAFELLPGIGSKHMQRLLDEREKGDFESFEDIKDRVSSLPEPKKVVKDRIIEELKGDVKTNLFIS; the protein is encoded by the coding sequence ATGAGCGGAAAAGATGAACACATAAAGGTCCTGGACTTCCTTGAACACGGAAGATCGGGCGAAAAAGACGAGCCCATAGCGCAGGGATTAGGAACAGAGAATTTCAACCTTCTAGAAGTTGTGATGCGTGAGGATGAAAGACCGAAAGGAGGAGAAGAAATCTACATTGGTGAAGGAGAAAGAGAAAAGGTAAAGTACATCAAGACCAAGCTAGAATATGATGACCTGACCGGAAGCGCAAGAAGCGAGATGAAGTACGTGCTCAACGCCCTGGTAAACGAGCAGGAAGACGAATTCGTTGAGTTCTTCAACGAGGCAACACCTGTGACACCTAGAAGACACGCATTTGAACTTCTACCAGGAATCGGAAGCAAACATATGCAGAGGCTTCTGGACGAAAGAGAGAAAGGCGACTTCGAGAGCTTTGAGGATATCAAGGATAGGGTCTCCAGCCTTCCGGAACCAAAAAAAGTGGTCAAAGATAGAATTATAGAGGAGCTGAAGGGCGACGTCAAGACAAACCTCTTCATCTCCTGA
- the rsmA gene encoding ribosomal RNA small subunit methyltransferase A: MDTEKTLRELGIKPVKGQNFLISEIIVEALVEAGEVEDKQVLEIGAGTGAITSKLSKKAEKVYAVENNSVLANHLKEEFVSLNLEVVEEDILEYDFENIDRCVANIPFHLSSEIIEELGQKQVQSALIIQEDLADRIVAEPGEPDYGRFTVLVNYYFIPVKLRKVPASSFKPAPDVNAAIIKLYPNRDRHGVENEDFFFKIVRALFTHKGKKTRNAFVDARHILDITKDEAKNLRDELPNSEKRVNNLKIIELKEIADFLQDRI; the protein is encoded by the coding sequence ATGGATACAGAAAAAACACTCAGAGAGCTTGGAATAAAGCCGGTTAAAGGCCAGAACTTTCTGATCTCCGAAATAATAGTTGAGGCACTTGTCGAAGCCGGAGAGGTAGAGGATAAGCAAGTACTGGAAATAGGCGCCGGGACAGGCGCAATAACATCGAAGCTCTCCAAGAAGGCAGAGAAAGTCTATGCGGTCGAGAACAACTCGGTGCTCGCAAACCATCTAAAAGAGGAGTTCGTTAGTCTGAATCTGGAGGTCGTTGAAGAAGATATTCTTGAATACGACTTCGAGAATATTGACCGCTGTGTCGCAAACATCCCATTCCATCTCTCTTCAGAAATTATCGAGGAACTAGGCCAGAAACAGGTGCAGAGCGCACTTATAATACAGGAAGATCTGGCGGATAGAATAGTTGCGGAGCCAGGGGAACCAGATTACGGAAGATTCACAGTTCTCGTCAACTACTACTTTATCCCGGTTAAACTGAGAAAAGTTCCGGCATCGAGCTTCAAACCTGCGCCCGATGTAAATGCTGCGATAATCAAACTGTATCCAAACAGGGACAGGCATGGAGTGGAGAACGAGGATTTCTTCTTCAAGATTGTCAGAGCTTTATTCACACACAAAGGGAAGAAGACAAGGAATGCGTTTGTCGACGCCCGGCATATTCTGGATATCACCAAAGATGAGGCGAAGAATCTCAGAGATGAACTACCTAACTCTGAGAAAAGAGTGAACAATCTGAAGATCATAGAGCTGAAGGAGATCGCCGATTTTCTTCAGGATAGAATCTAA
- the pyrG gene encoding CTP synthetase (CTP synthase; cytidine triphosphate synthetase; catalyzes the ATP-dependent amination of UTP to CTP with either L-glutamine or ammonia as the source of nitrogen; in Escherichia coli this enzyme forms a homotetramer), which translates to MTKWIFVTGGVLSGLGKGLVSASISKLLQLREQEVVPIKCDGYLNVDPGTMNPHEHGEVFVLEDGTEVDMDFGHYERFLGIETKGDWNLTSGKMLQNVIERERKGEYLGKTVQMVPHVTDEIKNSWKESAKEENTDTVIIEIGGTVGDMENQFYLEAARQMRSELPEEDTYLIHTTLVPYLETTGEQKTKPTQHSVRDLREVGLEPDMIVGRSKDLLEESVQEKIALFCDVDQREVVSDPNVDTVYRLPILFDEQNADKMISEKLELPERTSGLGEWKTRVENLASESIASVAIFGKYTAMNDSYASIEEALKHASAELGGSVKIDYKDAENLQLKNIDDYDGIIIPGGFGSRGVEGKMEVIRYCRENEIPILGLCYGMQLMVIEYLRNFKGMDAVSEEFENGEERKVIAELPGQKDIEEMGGTMRLGAYEAEVEGKIKEIYGSERAVERHRHRYEVNPEYHDKLQNGNIRISGFSTENKDLAEYLEKRDHPFFIGTQAHPEFTSSFEEPNPLYLEFVKQISK; encoded by the coding sequence ATGACGAAGTGGATTTTCGTTACAGGGGGAGTTCTTTCAGGTCTAGGAAAAGGACTGGTAAGCGCAAGTATTTCAAAACTTCTACAGCTCCGGGAACAGGAAGTTGTTCCGATTAAGTGTGACGGCTACCTGAATGTTGATCCCGGGACGATGAATCCTCACGAACACGGCGAAGTATTCGTCTTGGAGGATGGTACTGAGGTCGACATGGATTTCGGCCACTATGAGAGATTTCTCGGCATTGAAACAAAAGGAGATTGGAATCTGACCTCGGGAAAAATGCTCCAGAATGTAATAGAGAGGGAGAGGAAAGGTGAGTACCTCGGGAAGACCGTTCAGATGGTTCCTCATGTAACCGATGAGATAAAGAACAGCTGGAAGGAGTCTGCTAAAGAGGAGAATACGGATACCGTTATAATTGAAATTGGTGGTACGGTCGGTGATATGGAGAACCAGTTCTACCTTGAGGCGGCTAGACAGATGCGTTCCGAACTTCCAGAGGAAGATACCTACCTAATTCATACTACACTGGTTCCCTATCTGGAGACAACCGGAGAGCAGAAAACTAAACCAACACAGCACTCTGTGAGAGACTTGAGGGAGGTAGGACTTGAGCCAGATATGATAGTTGGTAGAAGCAAAGATTTGCTGGAAGAATCTGTTCAGGAGAAGATAGCACTTTTCTGCGATGTTGATCAGCGGGAAGTGGTGTCCGATCCTAACGTAGACACAGTGTATAGGCTGCCGATACTTTTCGACGAGCAGAACGCCGATAAGATGATATCGGAGAAGCTGGAGTTACCGGAGAGAACTTCCGGCCTCGGTGAATGGAAGACGCGGGTTGAAAATCTTGCATCAGAATCCATTGCCTCCGTAGCCATATTCGGAAAATACACAGCGATGAATGACTCCTACGCATCAATCGAAGAAGCATTAAAACATGCCTCTGCCGAGCTCGGAGGCTCAGTGAAGATAGATTACAAGGATGCGGAGAATCTGCAACTGAAAAACATAGATGATTATGACGGTATAATCATTCCTGGCGGATTTGGTTCTAGAGGAGTTGAAGGGAAGATGGAGGTAATACGTTACTGCCGGGAGAATGAGATACCGATTCTTGGTTTGTGTTACGGTATGCAGTTAATGGTGATCGAGTATCTCAGGAATTTCAAGGGAATGGATGCGGTCTCGGAAGAGTTCGAGAACGGTGAGGAACGCAAGGTTATTGCGGAGCTTCCAGGCCAGAAAGATATAGAGGAGATGGGAGGAACCATGAGGCTTGGAGCCTACGAAGCCGAAGTAGAAGGGAAGATTAAGGAAATATATGGATCTGAAAGAGCTGTAGAACGCCACAGACATAGATACGAGGTGAATCCAGAGTACCATGACAAGCTTCAGAATGGCAATATAAGAATTTCAGGATTCTCCACCGAGAACAAAGATCTCGCCGAGTATCTAGAAAAAAGGGATCACCCGTTCTTTATCGGAACGCAGGCACACCCCGAGTTCACTTCAAGCTTTGAGGAACCAAATCCTCTCTACCTCGAGTTCGTAAAACAGATCAGTAAATGA
- a CDS encoding proline--tRNA ligase, protein MSQELGITTDKQKNPSEWYTEVVKKAELADYAPVKGCMVIKPWGMKLWESIKDDFDNKVQETGVDNAYFPLFIPESYLEKESDIVEGFDPEVAWVTEGGNKELEERLAVRPTSESIIAPFMSDWIRSHRDLPMRLNQWANIVRWEATDTRPFLRTREFLWQEGHTAHQTEKEADEETMLRLEQYREVIEDHLAIPSILGYKPEHDKFPGAKYTTTIETLMPDGKSIQSGTSHQLGQHFAEAFEITFEDESSDESVCWTTSWGLSTRTIGALIMAHGDNDGLRLPPTIAPVQIVIVPIHQGDNQTEVVEYAEEIREELKDNFRVELDNRDHRTPGYKFNEWELKGVPLRLEIGPNEMEEEEVTAVRRDNGEQETIGLERAGEEVGELLDEVQESMYSELDEYLHENIREAESKNEILGTIGKNRGYVKIRWCGNEECEEEVKDEVSAEIVVLPFREGSKPGSIQEEDEETDGKCAVCGEEAKRWAYFAKNY, encoded by the coding sequence ATGTCGCAGGAACTCGGGATAACCACGGACAAGCAGAAGAATCCAAGTGAATGGTATACAGAAGTAGTTAAGAAGGCTGAACTAGCAGATTATGCACCTGTCAAAGGCTGTATGGTTATCAAGCCGTGGGGAATGAAACTCTGGGAATCAATAAAAGATGATTTCGATAACAAGGTTCAGGAGACCGGAGTTGACAATGCTTACTTCCCGCTTTTCATTCCAGAATCATACCTCGAAAAAGAATCAGATATTGTTGAAGGTTTCGACCCTGAAGTTGCCTGGGTTACCGAAGGAGGCAACAAAGAACTAGAAGAACGGCTGGCTGTAAGACCTACCTCAGAGTCAATTATTGCTCCTTTCATGAGTGACTGGATTCGTTCCCATAGAGATCTACCTATGAGACTTAATCAATGGGCGAACATTGTCCGCTGGGAGGCGACCGATACAAGGCCTTTCCTGAGAACACGGGAGTTTCTTTGGCAGGAAGGCCACACGGCACACCAGACTGAGAAAGAGGCAGATGAAGAAACAATGTTGAGACTGGAACAGTACCGGGAAGTGATAGAGGATCACCTTGCAATTCCATCAATCCTGGGCTACAAGCCGGAACACGATAAGTTCCCAGGCGCAAAGTATACTACTACAATTGAAACCCTGATGCCTGACGGCAAAAGTATTCAGTCAGGCACGTCGCATCAGTTGGGCCAGCACTTCGCAGAAGCATTTGAAATCACATTCGAGGATGAGAGCTCTGACGAGTCTGTATGTTGGACAACCAGCTGGGGCCTTAGTACCAGAACAATCGGAGCTTTAATCATGGCACACGGAGACAATGACGGTCTCCGGTTGCCTCCAACCATTGCTCCTGTCCAGATTGTAATTGTTCCCATCCACCAAGGAGACAACCAGACAGAAGTAGTTGAATACGCTGAAGAGATAAGAGAGGAACTGAAAGACAACTTCAGAGTAGAGCTTGACAACCGGGATCATAGAACTCCTGGCTACAAGTTCAACGAATGGGAGCTGAAGGGAGTGCCTTTAAGGCTTGAAATCGGTCCGAATGAAATGGAAGAAGAGGAAGTTACAGCAGTCAGAAGAGATAATGGAGAACAGGAAACCATTGGACTTGAAAGGGCTGGAGAAGAGGTCGGAGAGCTACTTGATGAAGTCCAGGAATCAATGTACAGCGAACTGGATGAATACCTGCATGAAAACATTAGGGAAGCTGAATCCAAGAACGAGATCCTTGGCACGATAGGGAAAAATCGTGGATATGTAAAGATTCGCTGGTGCGGAAATGAGGAATGTGAGGAAGAAGTGAAAGATGAGGTATCAGCGGAAATCGTGGTTCTGCCGTTCAGAGAGGGCTCCAAACCGGGAAGCATTCAGGAGGAAGACGAAGAAACTGATGGAAAATGTGCGGTCTGCGGTGAAGAAGCGAAGCGGTGGGCATACTTCGCGAAAAACTACTGA
- a CDS encoding ATP-dependent RNA helicase: MKFKELGIKRNIVENLKENGIENPTQVQKKSIPQIFDGKDVLVESETGSGKTLSFSLPIIENIQGGNGVKAIVLSPTRELAKQITAEIEMASDVNVVTIYGGVDYEPQIEGAKTASIVVGTPGRTLDLLKKGKVNLDNLGYFVLDEADRMLDMGFQDELEQIIGFCPKERQNLLFGATIPRELKKMCDRYSIEPETIRIKASHHTRNLDEKYIDVDENRKISALYTLLKERKTDLSIVFCRTKATTRWLTDKLKKNGIGARTLNGDMSQNQREKTIKDFKEGKFDVVVATDVAARGLDVEDVTHVFNYNVPDKPDTYTHRVGRAGRQGKEGEAITLLESDEHSKFRRIKRKKDGISRMDKDKLDLRKVKT, from the coding sequence ATGAAATTCAAAGAACTTGGAATTAAAAGAAATATTGTAGAGAACCTGAAGGAGAACGGTATCGAAAATCCAACACAAGTACAGAAAAAATCAATACCACAAATATTTGATGGAAAAGACGTGCTTGTAGAATCGGAAACAGGATCAGGCAAAACACTATCATTTTCACTACCAATAATCGAAAATATTCAGGGAGGAAATGGTGTAAAGGCAATAGTTCTTTCTCCCACTAGGGAACTTGCAAAACAGATTACGGCAGAGATAGAGATGGCTTCAGACGTCAATGTTGTGACAATCTACGGAGGAGTCGACTACGAACCACAGATCGAGGGAGCAAAGACAGCAAGTATAGTGGTTGGAACACCAGGAAGAACCCTCGACCTACTGAAAAAAGGAAAAGTTAATCTTGATAATCTGGGTTACTTCGTACTGGATGAAGCGGATAGAATGCTTGACATGGGCTTCCAAGACGAGTTAGAGCAGATTATCGGATTCTGTCCTAAAGAGCGTCAAAACCTTCTGTTCGGCGCAACCATTCCCCGGGAGCTCAAAAAGATGTGTGACCGATATTCGATCGAACCAGAGACAATCAGAATCAAGGCCTCACATCACACCAGAAACCTGGATGAGAAATATATTGACGTGGATGAGAACAGGAAGATATCAGCACTCTACACACTTCTAAAGGAAAGGAAAACTGATCTATCGATCGTTTTCTGTCGAACCAAAGCGACGACTCGTTGGTTGACGGACAAGTTGAAGAAGAACGGTATAGGAGCGAGAACTTTAAACGGTGACATGAGCCAGAATCAGAGAGAAAAGACGATCAAAGACTTCAAGGAAGGAAAGTTTGATGTAGTCGTCGCAACGGATGTCGCAGCCAGAGGACTGGATGTGGAAGATGTTACCCATGTCTTCAACTACAACGTTCCTGATAAACCGGATACGTACACTCATCGAGTCGGAAGAGCAGGTAGACAGGGTAAGGAAGGAGAAGCGATCACATTACTGGAAAGCGATGAACACTCCAAGTTCAGAAGAATCAAGAGAAAGAAAGACGGTATCTCCAGAATGGACAAAGACAAACTCGATCTAAGAAAAGTCAAGACATAA
- the psmB gene encoding proteasome endopeptidase complex, archaeal, beta subunit — MQSTKLDNEDNKAEEFKTGTTTIGLTTEDGVILAADRRASLGHLTSSKYAKKVYKLDDKIGLTIAGSVGDAQKIVRVMRSQLKLHRLETKELTVKGAGTLLANILHGNKMMPFMNQFVLGGIEDGKGIIYDLDPAGGLMKNERFTATGSGSTMAYGVLEDSYEEGLDHEEGKKIAVRSVQAAMERDTASGNGIMVAEITEDGFEVLEEKEVKSRLE, encoded by the coding sequence ATGCAAAGCACTAAACTAGACAATGAAGATAACAAAGCAGAAGAGTTCAAAACAGGAACAACAACTATAGGACTAACCACAGAAGATGGAGTAATACTTGCTGCAGATAGAAGAGCGTCCTTAGGCCATCTTACATCTTCAAAATACGCAAAGAAAGTCTACAAACTAGATGATAAGATCGGTCTAACCATCGCAGGAAGCGTTGGTGACGCACAGAAGATCGTCAGGGTAATGAGATCACAACTAAAACTCCACAGATTGGAGACGAAAGAACTTACCGTGAAAGGAGCAGGAACACTTCTAGCGAACATCCTCCATGGCAACAAGATGATGCCTTTCATGAACCAGTTTGTCCTAGGTGGAATTGAGGATGGAAAAGGAATTATTTACGATCTTGATCCGGCAGGTGGACTGATGAAAAATGAGAGATTTACAGCTACGGGATCAGGAAGCACAATGGCATACGGAGTACTGGAAGACAGCTACGAGGAAGGACTTGACCATGAGGAAGGAAAGAAGATCGCTGTAAGATCAGTTCAAGCAGCAATGGAGAGAGACACAGCATCCGGAAACGGCATTATGGTCGCAGAGATCACTGAGGACGGATTTGAAGTCCTCGAGGAGAAAGAGGTTAAGTCAAGACTTGAATAG